CAGGCCGTCCACATATTCTGTGGATAACTCTGTGCACTAAACGGCAACAGAGCGCGCCATGCGGCGTCTTGGCTGGGTTCCAGCATTTTGCGCACTTTTTAAACGCGCCTATTTTTTGCTTATAAAACAATAACTTACAAGATTTCCGCGCCGCGGCGTACCAATTTTGCGGCTGTGACTAACTTGTGCCGAACGCTACTACGCGATGTGGAAAAAGCTTGTCAATGGTTGATGCGGGGCCTGCAAATAATTTTTTTAGAAAAATTTTAAATGACAGAAACTGAAACCCAATCCTTCGACTATTAGAGTACGTTCGTGCTACACGGGTGCAGCGCATCCGGTCTCATCGGTCGATGCCTGCCCCCTCAGTAGTGCGGCGGCTTTTCCTGCCCGGACTTGTCGCCCGTCTGCAGCTCGAAGGATAGATCCCGGTATCTGTCGCCGAGTTCCCTCAGCCGTGCCACCAACCCACGGATCTGCACATCCTGTGCCGCAATGACATCGTTCAGCTGCGACAGGGTATCTTCCTGG
This region of Microbulbifer sp. SAOS-129_SWC genomic DNA includes:
- a CDS encoding SlyX family protein, coding for MDKTLNNLAMRVEELESRVAFQEDTLSQLNDVIAAQDVQIRGLVARLRELGDRYRDLSFELQTGDKSGQEKPPHY